In Larimichthys crocea isolate SSNF chromosome XXII, L_crocea_2.0, whole genome shotgun sequence, the genomic stretch GCGGCTGAGGAACAGGTGCGTGAGGAATCACCGAGGCGCATTATAAATTCTACTATCACCGCTTTGTGCAAGTTTATTCTCAGAGATCCGAGGAAAACAGATAAGAACAGAGGAGTTTTAACCGACACAGCTTAAAAACTTAGAGTTCAAAGcttgagagaaagagggagttTGGGATTTGAAGCCTCACAGCAGGTGGACGTCGTCTTTTGTTGGTTCGAGTCTtttgaaagaagaggaaaaagaaaatggccAACTCGGGTCTTCAGATTTTGGGATTCGCCCTGGCTCTTCTGGGTGTAATTGGACTGATAATTGGCACAATTTTGCCCCAGTGGAAAATGTCTGCGTACGTCGGGGACAACATCATCACAGCGGTGGCAATGTACGAAGGACTGTGGATGTCCTGTGCGTTTCAGAGCACAGGCCAAATCCAGTGCAAGGTCTACGACTCTATCCTGCAGCTCAAcagtaagttaaaaaaaaatgttaatggactaaaaaaaaatcatgaatttTGGAACAAAGAATCAGACAtttaagctgttttttatttatcatattttaaagttaaatttcCTCTTAGACCTTTATTATGTAATTTATCACAAGTCAATCCAGGCAATGAAACTGGTTTTAAAGTCAATACTAATTCTACTGATCACACAAAAACTtgtaacaggaagtgatgtaacAGAAAATTCACCTGTTGGActgtaaaaaaagtttttttttttttttttacagttccCTCAAAATTGTTTTACAGCTCTGAGCTGTTTCCCTGTGGCTTTTGTTAACCGGTTTAGTCACTTATTAACCCCCTCCTATTATTCACTCAGAATGCAGTTATTTGGTTTAAACCACACCACGAGGCCTCGCCTGCTTTTGGGGGGTGGTggctcatttatttaaaaagaaacattcttTCCACTTGATAGGAGGAAATGTGCAACTTAGGCAATGATTAGCCAGTGTCCAGTAAGTGCTACTCACCCCTCCTCCAACATGTGTGAAGCCCACAGTGTAGGAATTGCCTTACACCGCAGGTAGTTACAGGTTAAACAACATCTTTATTATGAGCCACTGTTTAGTCAACAGGTATGAATACCTGCCCCACAAACGGTTCACGGCCTTTAGGGTATCAAATGAATGGTTCtttgcaaagttttttttttcttggcccAAAATGTTTCACTGCTTTGAGGGGGGATTGGTTGGTTAACATAATATGATGAAACAGTTACTCATTGGTATGTTAAGGCCGTCAGCAAAAACACGACTAAATGAAGAAGTTGGAGCAGTTTGTTtcgtttccttttcttttacaAGTCAGAGACTCTTATCTCCGAAGCAGTAAGCAAAAATAGGTCAGTGGCTGCAAGTCAGTTAGTTGCTTCATTGTACGTGTGGCATCAAAATGAATGGATTTAATAGAGAAGCCCTCAGGCACAAACTGCCAGAACGTCAGTGGGAAATGTTTTGTGCTTCCCCTCCCTGTGATTTTTAAATCGAGACTCGCCGCATTCACTAAAAGAAACTTGAGCTAAAAGTTCACAGACTGGTCATTTCCGTCAAATATCTCCTGTGTCAGTTTAGAtttcctcccccccttttttttaatactgacTTATCAAAACATTTGATATAAAATCTGCAGCACAGCGTGTCTTATCTCCTCTTCAAATACTCACACAAACCGACTCTGATAAACGTTTTGTGATTAAAGCTGTGGTTTAGATATGGAGCAAGTGCACAAACAATGGctcattattcagaaatacctgCTCAAAGTCTACTAACACACCTGATCGATACCAAAAAACTGAAGatttttaaatccacattctAAAGAAGGCCTGTGTCCTTTTTTACGATTGGTAGTTTTAAAGCTGAAGTCCACCTGCTGAAGCAGGCGGGGCAAGACTACCTGGAAATTGGGAGTGTTTTCATCTCATGGAACCTGAAACCCGGTTAGACCAGTTTCTGACTTGCACGCAAactaacccacacacacacacccattccCCCACCCCCCACGTTTGAGAGTTCCTTCGGGCTTCCGGTTAGAGCCAGTTTCTGTGGTGCGTTGTTATAGGGAGCGGCAGCAAGACACAAGAGACAGAGGCCTCTCTGTTGTACATGAACACTGCCTGTTTACTCTGCTTTTTTCACCCCCCTAAAATGGTCGGCTTCACgatgcaaaaaaacaagattagcCTTTTAAATGGACGTGTTACCAACATAAATCGGTGTAGAAATGCATTTCAAATGCCAATAAcggtttgttttgtctcagtcTGGTAAATCCCGTCCTGCCTTGCCACACCTTTTTGACCTGTAGTAAATTAGGAATACTTGTCACAGTAACCGATGTATTAACCCTATCCTTTCCTCTTATCCAGGTGCCCTCCAGGCAACCCGCGCCCTCATGATCGTTAGCATTATTGTAACCGTGGCCGGACTGGGTGTAGCCGTCATGGGAATGAAGTGCACCAACTGCGGAGGAGATGACAAAACGCGCAAATCCCGCATTGCCATGACCGGAGGCATCATCATCCTGATCGGAGGTAAGAAGCCGATTCATTtgctcttgtgtgttttgtgtatttatatatattttttcctcccTGAACAGTTTCAGTGACGTTCTTCTTTGCTTCCCCGCAGCTTTGTGTTCAATCGTTGCCTGCTCTTGGTACGCTCACGACATCATCACAGCTTTCTACAACCCTTTCACCCCCGTCAATACCAAGTAAGTACATGAGAGTGTTTAGGCTTAAAGTTTGaccttgtcttcttctttttaattgaacaaaATGTGCCTTGTCCGTAACACCTGCCACCTACAATAAGTTGAACATTTCCTTCAGCCAGATACAATGTGTCCAAACACATTAGA encodes the following:
- the cldn7b gene encoding claudin-7-B, producing the protein MANSGLQILGFALALLGVIGLIIGTILPQWKMSAYVGDNIITAVAMYEGLWMSCAFQSTGQIQCKVYDSILQLNSALQATRALMIVSIIVTVAGLGVAVMGMKCTNCGGDDKTRKSRIAMTGGIIILIGALCSIVACSWYAHDIITAFYNPFTPVNTKYEFGSAIFIAWAGAFLAVVGGAMLAASCPRGKPSSSPKYPISRPPSSKEYV